The following are from one region of the Gloeomargarita lithophora Alchichica-D10 genome:
- a CDS encoding UbiD family decarboxylase — MARDLRGFIQLLENRGQLRRITALVDPDLELAEITQRVLQSGGPALLFENVKGATIPVAVNLLGTLERVCWAMHMEHPQELEGLGQKLGQLQQPKPPKSPGEFIEFGKLLFDVIKAKPGMSFFPVCQQVVQQNEQVDLTQIPMIRPYPGDAGKVLTLGLVITKDCETGTPNVGVYRLQLQSKNTMSVHWLSVRGGARHLRKCAQAGKKLEIAIVLGIDPLLIMAAATPIPVELSEWLFAGLYGGTGVNLSRCKTLDLEVPDNAEFILEGTITPGEIVPDGPFGDHMGYYGGVEDSPLIRFHCVTHRKNPIYATTFSGRPPKEEALIAIALNRIYTPILRQQIPEIVDFFLPMEALSYKAAIIAIDKAYPGQARRAALAFWSALPQFTYTKFVIVVDKDINIRDPRQVVWAISSKVDPQRDVFILPDTPFDSLDFACPKVGLGSRMGMDATTKISPETDQIWGEPLASDPEMATLVTRRWAEYGLSDLELGAVDPRLFGYEIDGGR, encoded by the coding sequence ATGGCACGGGATTTGCGGGGCTTTATCCAGTTATTAGAAAACCGGGGGCAATTGCGGCGCATTACTGCCTTGGTTGACCCGGATTTAGAGTTAGCGGAAATTACCCAAAGGGTGTTGCAATCCGGCGGCCCAGCTTTATTATTTGAGAATGTCAAGGGTGCAACCATTCCCGTAGCTGTGAATCTTTTGGGCACCTTGGAGCGGGTGTGTTGGGCAATGCACATGGAGCATCCCCAGGAGTTAGAAGGCTTAGGTCAAAAACTGGGTCAATTACAACAGCCCAAACCCCCCAAAAGCCCAGGGGAATTTATCGAATTTGGCAAGCTATTATTTGATGTGATCAAAGCCAAACCGGGGATGAGTTTTTTCCCGGTGTGCCAGCAGGTTGTTCAACAGAATGAACAGGTAGATTTAACCCAAATTCCCATGATTCGCCCCTATCCGGGGGATGCGGGCAAGGTTTTAACCTTGGGTTTGGTCATTACCAAAGATTGCGAAACCGGTACGCCCAATGTGGGGGTATATCGCCTGCAACTCCAATCAAAAAATACCATGTCGGTGCATTGGTTATCCGTGCGGGGGGGAGCTAGACATTTACGCAAGTGCGCCCAGGCGGGGAAAAAGTTAGAAATTGCCATTGTATTAGGCATTGACCCGTTGTTAATTATGGCCGCCGCTACACCCATTCCGGTGGAATTATCCGAATGGTTATTTGCCGGTTTATACGGGGGTACAGGGGTGAATTTGTCCCGCTGTAAAACCTTGGATTTAGAAGTCCCGGATAACGCTGAATTTATTTTAGAAGGTACGATTACCCCCGGAGAAATAGTCCCGGATGGTCCTTTTGGGGATCACATGGGCTATTACGGCGGCGTAGAAGATTCGCCCTTGATTCGCTTCCATTGTGTGACCCATCGCAAAAACCCCATTTATGCCACTACATTTAGTGGTCGTCCCCCCAAGGAAGAAGCCCTAATTGCCATTGCTTTGAACCGGATTTATACGCCGATTTTGCGTCAACAAATTCCCGAAATTGTGGATTTTTTCCTACCTATGGAAGCCCTGAGTTATAAAGCCGCAATTATCGCCATTGATAAAGCCTATCCCGGTCAGGCACGGCGGGCGGCGTTAGCTTTTTGGAGTGCTTTGCCCCAATTTACCTACACTAAATTTGTGATTGTAGTGGATAAAGATATTAACATCCGTGACCCCCGCCAAGTAGTGTGGGCAATCAGTTCCAAAGTTGACCCCCAACGGGATGTATTTATTCTGCCGGATACCCCGTTTGACAGTTTGGATTTTGCCTGTCCCAAGGTGGGTTTGGGCAGTCGCATGGGGATGGATGCCACGACCAAAATTTCTCCCGAAACGGATCAAATTTGGGGCGAACCCTTGGCCTCTGACCCGGAGATGGCGACTTTGGTCACCCGGCGCTGGGCGGAATATGGCCTGAGTGACCTGGAATTGGGTGCCGTTGACCCCCGTTTGTTTGGCTATGAGATTGACGGGGGAAGGTAA
- a CDS encoding extracellular catalytic domain type 1 short-chain-length polyhydroxyalkanoate depolymerase — MLHLGRCTGGLAVVLGLSHWGGISLVTAQSRRDADPTPAKTLVVNGVPRTYRIAVPPRRAGGRSPLLIALHGGGGTGAGMERLTRLSDLANQAGVIVVYPDGWNRHWHDRRNPRFVPEPGVQDVPFINQLIDEVHRTYTLDQQRIYVTGISNGGFFAQVLACELSHRLAAVAVVSSNLPQGLAENCPATQSVPILYILGTNDPLIPYAGGEIRGKQGRKGVVYSAQASLDFWRQRYRLPATPQVQALPDRVNDQTSAQQITYQNRAVAVSLITIQGGGHTWPGGPQYLPQRFIGRVSQDFDASATIWQFVRRYRRNPSSPGANQSWGLRNSSVNSASGVPGTGV, encoded by the coding sequence ATGCTTCATCTAGGCCGTTGCACCGGGGGATTGGCGGTGGTTTTGGGGCTGAGCCATTGGGGTGGGATTTCCCTGGTCACTGCCCAATCCCGGCGGGATGCCGACCCCACCCCCGCCAAAACTTTAGTGGTCAATGGGGTACCCCGCACCTATCGAATTGCTGTGCCCCCCCGGCGGGCGGGCGGGCGTTCTCCGCTGTTGATTGCCCTCCACGGGGGCGGGGGCACGGGGGCAGGGATGGAACGCCTGACTCGATTGAGCGATTTAGCCAATCAAGCCGGTGTGATCGTGGTCTATCCCGATGGTTGGAACCGCCATTGGCACGACCGCCGCAACCCCCGCTTTGTGCCGGAACCAGGGGTGCAGGATGTGCCATTTATCAACCAATTGATTGATGAAGTCCACCGCACCTACACCCTTGACCAACAGCGCATTTATGTCACCGGCATTTCCAATGGCGGCTTTTTTGCCCAGGTGCTGGCCTGTGAGCTAAGCCATCGCCTCGCCGCCGTTGCTGTGGTTAGCTCGAACCTGCCCCAGGGATTGGCGGAAAATTGTCCGGCGACCCAATCCGTACCTATTTTGTACATCTTGGGAACCAATGACCCCCTGATTCCTTACGCTGGTGGTGAAATCCGAGGGAAACAAGGGCGTAAAGGGGTGGTATATTCGGCGCAAGCATCCCTGGACTTTTGGCGCCAACGCTACCGGCTCCCGGCCACGCCCCAGGTGCAAGCCCTGCCGGATCGGGTCAACGACCAAACCAGCGCCCAACAGATAACCTATCAAAACCGGGCAGTGGCGGTCAGTCTGATCACCATTCAAGGGGGCGGGCATACCTGGCCGGGCGGGCCACAATACCTACCGCAACGGTTTATCGGTCGGGTCAGCCAGGATTTCGATGCCAGCGCAACCATCTGGCAGTTTGTCCGCCGCTATCGCCGTAACCCCTCATCGCCGGGGGCTAACCAATCCTGGGGTTTGAGAAATTCCTCGGTCAACTCCGCCTCCGGGGTGCCCGGCACTGGCGTGTAA
- a CDS encoding tetratricopeptide repeat protein: MSSTAQRPWLKLVMVVGGSAFLGLSILPFVDSFLPKSTTPTPTPQSEQVSEAKGFELVLQKDPDNVYALRSLLEIRLRQQDLQGALPLLTRLAKNNPTIGEYHILLAQTQVELGNQEAAVTTYREFLQRQPDNLLALVGITDLLMQLQRPALAESIVQQSLVKVKPGQADMAGMQIQMARLYLAQGKIAPALALLEQLIQQNPQDFRPVFAKAQTLTALGKPQEAQPLFAKAAELAPPEHRDEIKRLTAVATQPSPSPSPGNPSPKSP; encoded by the coding sequence ATGTCTTCCACCGCCCAGCGTCCTTGGCTTAAACTGGTTATGGTTGTGGGTGGGTCGGCGTTTCTGGGTTTATCAATACTGCCCTTTGTTGATAGTTTTCTGCCCAAATCTACGACCCCCACACCCACGCCCCAAAGTGAACAGGTGAGCGAAGCCAAGGGGTTTGAACTGGTTTTGCAAAAAGACCCGGACAACGTCTATGCCCTGCGTTCTCTGCTGGAAATTCGCCTGCGCCAACAAGACCTGCAAGGGGCACTCCCCCTATTGACCCGCCTGGCGAAAAACAATCCCACTATCGGCGAGTATCACATCCTATTGGCACAAACCCAGGTGGAATTGGGGAACCAGGAAGCCGCCGTCACCACCTACCGGGAATTTCTCCAACGTCAGCCGGACAATCTCCTGGCTCTGGTGGGCATCACGGATTTATTGATGCAGTTGCAACGTCCTGCCCTGGCGGAATCCATCGTGCAACAGTCCCTGGTGAAAGTCAAACCCGGACAAGCGGACATGGCCGGGATGCAAATCCAGATGGCACGGCTGTACCTCGCCCAGGGGAAAATCGCCCCCGCCCTCGCCCTTTTGGAACAACTGATTCAGCAAAATCCCCAGGATTTTCGCCCCGTTTTTGCCAAAGCCCAAACCCTCACGGCCCTCGGCAAACCCCAGGAAGCCCAACCCCTCTTTGCCAAGGCCGCAGAACTGGCTCCCCCGGAACACCGGGATGAAATCAAACGATTAACCGCTGTAGCTACCCAACCCAGCCCCAGCCCGTCGCCAGGGAATCCGTCACCGAAATCCCCCTAA
- a CDS encoding DUF3611 family protein — protein sequence MVPPSGSNRLQAARTLKRASWVGFWVQVVLGVVALLILLFALLQRRITLQSGTGLTLGLVGIGTLGLGVWLKHQSVHLAHRLAEMEWEHRPRKDEVLNKLCLEMGVALVGILATLLGSFVVIGSLFAKALLVPQGTLALASQPVDALDILVVQGLLNTIAGHFTALVTTLWPLWQITRTEAN from the coding sequence GTGGTGCCTCCTTCGGGTTCTAATCGCCTCCAGGCCGCCCGTACCCTGAAACGAGCCAGTTGGGTGGGGTTTTGGGTGCAGGTGGTGTTGGGGGTGGTAGCGCTTTTAATCCTGTTGTTTGCGCTTTTGCAGCGACGGATTACCCTGCAAAGCGGCACGGGATTAACCCTGGGCTTGGTGGGAATTGGTACTTTGGGGTTGGGCGTTTGGCTAAAACATCAGAGCGTCCATCTGGCGCACCGGCTGGCGGAAATGGAATGGGAACACCGCCCCCGAAAGGATGAAGTTCTGAATAAGCTGTGCCTGGAAATGGGGGTGGCTCTGGTGGGGATATTGGCAACTTTGCTGGGCAGTTTTGTGGTGATTGGCAGTTTATTTGCCAAGGCATTGTTAGTCCCGCAAGGTACGCTCGCCCTCGCCAGTCAGCCCGTGGATGCCCTGGATATTTTGGTGGTACAGGGGTTATTGAATACCATCGCCGGTCATTTTACTGCCCTGGTGACGACCCTGTGGCCGCTGTGGCAAATCACTCGGACTGAAGCAAACTAA
- a CDS encoding DUF2237 family protein: MNEALNVLGTPLQMCCRSPLTGFYRNGYCETGALDTGVHTVCAQVTGEFLQFTKQRGNDLSTPAPQYQFPGLKPGDRWCLCASRWEEARRTGMAPPVVLGATHAKTLEIIPLAVLQEYSLSLLQSE, translated from the coding sequence ATGAATGAAGCATTAAATGTTTTGGGTACGCCTTTGCAAATGTGTTGCCGCTCGCCGTTGACCGGCTTTTACCGCAATGGCTATTGTGAAACTGGGGCTTTGGATACGGGGGTGCATACGGTGTGCGCCCAAGTCACGGGGGAATTTCTCCAGTTCACCAAGCAACGGGGCAATGACCTGAGTACCCCGGCACCGCAGTACCAATTTCCGGGATTGAAACCGGGGGATCGCTGGTGTCTGTGCGCCAGCCGTTGGGAAGAAGCCCGCCGTACCGGGATGGCTCCGCCGGTAGTCCTGGGTGCCACCCACGCCAAAACCCTGGAAATTATCCCGTTGGCTGTACTGCAAGAATACAGCCTTAGTTTGCTTCAGTCCGAGTGA
- the hemF gene encoding oxygen-dependent coproporphyrinogen oxidase has protein sequence MAIPGLPLSDSRLRVRGFLQQLQEDICRELQATEGKGTFREDSWERPDGGGGRSRVLEGGALLERGGVNFSEVWGKQLPPSIVEQRPEAKGHEFYATGTSLVLHPRNPYVPTVHLNYRYFEAGPVWWFGGGADLTPYYPFREDAVHFHQTHKAALEPHHPEYYPVFKRWCDEYFYLKHRQEMRGIGGIFLDYQDGVGFIYRGSNSQGNAAIYSNKIGELPPRSWEELFGMVQSCGQAFLSAYLPIVERRRGMVYGERERQFQLYRRGRYVEFNLIYDRGTIFGLQTNGRTESILMSMPPLSRWEYGYTPVPGTPEAELTEEFLKPQDWLAPGDEGLRR, from the coding sequence ATGGCTATTCCTGGATTACCGCTCTCGGATTCTCGCCTGCGGGTGAGGGGATTTTTACAGCAACTTCAGGAGGATATTTGCCGGGAGTTGCAGGCCACGGAGGGCAAGGGCACCTTCCGGGAGGATAGCTGGGAACGCCCGGATGGGGGCGGGGGACGCTCCCGGGTGTTGGAGGGGGGGGCGTTGCTGGAACGGGGCGGGGTGAATTTTTCCGAGGTGTGGGGGAAACAACTGCCGCCTTCGATTGTTGAGCAACGCCCGGAGGCGAAGGGGCATGAATTTTACGCGACGGGGACATCCCTAGTCCTGCATCCCCGCAATCCCTATGTCCCGACGGTGCATTTGAATTATCGGTACTTTGAGGCGGGGCCGGTGTGGTGGTTTGGCGGGGGTGCGGATTTAACGCCCTATTACCCGTTTCGGGAGGATGCGGTGCATTTTCATCAGACGCATAAAGCGGCTTTAGAACCCCATCACCCGGAGTATTATCCGGTGTTCAAACGCTGGTGTGATGAGTATTTTTATCTCAAACATCGTCAGGAAATGCGGGGGATTGGTGGGATTTTTTTGGATTATCAAGATGGGGTGGGTTTTATTTATCGGGGCAGTAATTCCCAGGGGAATGCGGCGATTTATAGCAATAAAATCGGCGAACTGCCGCCCCGGAGTTGGGAAGAACTATTCGGCATGGTTCAAAGCTGTGGTCAGGCGTTTTTATCGGCCTATTTGCCGATTGTAGAACGGCGGCGGGGGATGGTTTATGGGGAGCGGGAACGGCAGTTTCAACTCTATCGCCGGGGGCGGTATGTGGAGTTTAATCTCATTTATGACCGGGGGACGATTTTCGGTTTGCAGACCAATGGCCGCACGGAGTCTATTCTGATGTCCATGCCGCCCCTGTCCCGCTGGGAGTACGGTTACACGCCAGTGCCGGGCACCCCGGAGGCGGAGTTGACCGAGGAATTTCTCAAACCCCAGGATTGGTTAGCCCCCGGCGATGAGGGGTTACGGCGATAG
- a CDS encoding DUF29 domain-containing protein: MSSLYEQDFYQWTQQQAEYLRLGKLDLLDRENLQEELLSLGKQQRQELRNRLGILLGHLLKWHYQPTGQCKSWRATIREQRRRIKQHLQENPSLKPYLPEAIALGYKDGLDLIDQEPPLSPEQLPPICPFSEAEIFTELLNLPAAD; this comes from the coding sequence ATGTCGTCCCTTTACGAGCAAGACTTTTACCAATGGACACAACAGCAGGCGGAATACCTACGCCTGGGAAAACTGGATTTATTAGACCGGGAAAATTTGCAGGAGGAACTCCTATCTTTGGGCAAACAACAACGCCAGGAACTCCGCAACCGCTTGGGGATTCTCTTGGGGCATTTACTCAAATGGCATTATCAACCCACCGGCCAGTGCAAAAGTTGGCGAGCCACCATCCGGGAACAACGCCGGAGAATCAAGCAGCATTTGCAGGAAAACCCGAGCCTCAAACCCTATCTGCCAGAGGCGATTGCCCTAGGATACAAGGATGGCTTAGATTTAATAGACCAGGAACCCCCCCTCAGCCCGGAACAATTGCCCCCGATTTGCCCCTTTTCCGAGGCGGAAATTTTTACGGAACTCCTCAATTTACCCGCCGCGGATTGA
- the lgt gene encoding prolipoprotein diacylglyceryl transferase, which yields MAFTSPGPTLWQYGPLALRWYGLLIGSAVLLGLNLSQFLAKKRQLDPNLIADLSLALVIFALVGARLYYVVFQWSYYRQNPLEIVALWHGGLAIHGAILAGLATTWFYARQQKVSLWQLTDLLAPSLALGQMIGRWGNFFNSEAFGVPTDLPWKLYIPYEHRPPELRQFEYFHPTFLYESLWNLLVLILLLNLFFRYPRLRPGTLTLVYFVAYSVGRLVIEGLRTDSLMLGWLRIAQVVSFAGIAVGGAGLLWLYYWRQNLPDVIPPESKYNKT from the coding sequence ATGGCCTTCACCTCTCCTGGCCCAACCCTCTGGCAATATGGCCCCCTTGCCCTGCGCTGGTATGGGCTGTTGATTGGTTCAGCGGTACTGTTGGGGTTGAATTTATCCCAATTTTTAGCAAAAAAACGTCAGCTTGACCCGAATCTCATCGCTGATTTATCCCTGGCCTTGGTCATTTTTGCCCTGGTGGGTGCCCGGTTATATTATGTTGTATTTCAATGGTCGTATTATCGGCAAAATCCTCTGGAAATTGTGGCACTTTGGCACGGGGGACTAGCGATTCATGGTGCCATTTTGGCAGGTTTGGCAACCACTTGGTTTTATGCCCGACAGCAAAAGGTTTCCCTCTGGCAATTGACTGACCTGTTGGCACCTTCCTTGGCCCTGGGGCAAATGATTGGCCGGTGGGGAAATTTTTTTAATTCAGAAGCATTTGGAGTGCCTACGGATTTACCGTGGAAACTGTATATTCCCTACGAGCATCGCCCCCCGGAATTACGTCAGTTTGAGTATTTTCATCCCACTTTTTTGTACGAATCCCTCTGGAATTTGTTGGTGTTGATATTGCTCCTAAATCTGTTCTTTCGTTATCCCCGCCTGCGCCCCGGCACCCTGACTTTGGTTTATTTTGTGGCCTACAGCGTGGGGCGGTTGGTCATCGAAGGACTGCGTACCGATAGTTTGATGTTGGGGTGGTTACGCATCGCCCAGGTGGTGAGTTTTGCTGGCATTGCTGTGGGCGGGGCGGGACTGCTATGGCTGTACTATTGGCGGCAAAATTTACCCGATGTGATCCCGCCTGAATCCAAGTACAATAAAACATAA
- a CDS encoding DUF3685 domain-containing protein, which produces MNDRRNDAGQPVILLASREPILRLGLSRWLEQQNLAQVVTSDQPGDLQNLLNERLQQTQPLVNLLVLDVELADIPLCQSLKRRYPHLPMLALGPPVSRDQLLRYQQLGLAAYVERQTPAAVLWQWMQAILGGYSPWLQPEIVAPQWRSQLYQQGLAQIETALTQCHQWRQRPRPWLERQISQGRIRELHAARRLLTWLWRPGPVLAPPPQVSHSPLTLPTGERLSRVRQQFNQPVTNTSGLLLETDLLRFEKQRELWHTILTRWETLLAELIEARLTAADLPTRCPELVQRLWQEALTDFIGRYYTLDGQDVMDTLLAQRDTVQTLILAKIPLLTDLFSYHLFQTPLQIDGVLYAANSQIASDHAAILLENLVLQVANGVVQPLVNCFPHHESVKQRFYRRNLISTRETERLRNQLSQRYRWQCYWDEPRAIFESRYQLLRIHQQAIVLYPVYAGRTAELAQLQGIPWLVTLWLEFQDAIAPVLRAVANYIGRTSAYLLTRIVGRGLGLIGRGILQGIGSTLQNNRTQGSSQ; this is translated from the coding sequence ATGAATGATAGGCGGAATGACGCTGGGCAACCGGTGATTTTGCTCGCCAGTCGGGAACCCATCCTGCGCTTGGGTTTATCCCGGTGGCTGGAGCAACAAAATTTAGCGCAAGTGGTGACCAGTGACCAGCCGGGGGATTTGCAAAATCTGCTCAACGAACGACTCCAGCAGACCCAGCCCCTGGTGAATTTGTTGGTCTTGGATGTGGAATTGGCGGATATTCCCCTGTGCCAATCCCTAAAACGCCGGTATCCCCACCTGCCGATGCTTGCCCTGGGGCCACCCGTGAGCCGGGATCAACTCCTGCGGTATCAACAGTTGGGTTTGGCCGCCTATGTGGAACGGCAGACCCCGGCGGCGGTTCTCTGGCAATGGATGCAGGCCATCCTGGGCGGCTATTCCCCCTGGTTGCAACCGGAAATTGTGGCACCCCAATGGCGTTCCCAGTTGTACCAGCAGGGGTTAGCGCAGATTGAAACGGCACTTACCCAATGCCACCAATGGCGCCAACGCCCCCGCCCCTGGCTAGAACGGCAGATTAGCCAAGGCCGCATCCGGGAACTGCACGCCGCCCGCCGTTTGTTGACCTGGCTCTGGCGACCCGGACCGGTGCTGGCTCCGCCCCCCCAAGTCAGCCACTCCCCCCTGACCCTGCCCACCGGGGAACGCTTGAGCCGGGTACGGCAACAATTCAACCAACCCGTGACCAACACCAGCGGTCTGCTGTTGGAAACCGACCTGCTGCGGTTTGAGAAACAACGGGAACTCTGGCACACCATCCTCACCCGTTGGGAAACCCTGTTGGCGGAATTGATCGAAGCGCGCCTGACCGCCGCCGACCTCCCTACCCGTTGTCCCGAACTGGTGCAACGACTTTGGCAGGAAGCCCTGACGGATTTTATTGGTCGTTATTACACCCTGGACGGCCAAGATGTGATGGACACCCTGCTGGCGCAACGGGACACGGTGCAGACATTGATTTTAGCCAAAATCCCTTTGCTCACCGACCTCTTCAGCTACCACCTATTTCAAACCCCGCTCCAGATTGATGGGGTTTTGTACGCGGCCAATAGTCAAATCGCCAGCGACCACGCCGCCATTTTGTTAGAAAACCTAGTTTTACAAGTCGCCAACGGGGTGGTGCAGCCCCTGGTGAATTGCTTCCCCCACCACGAATCAGTCAAGCAACGGTTTTACCGGCGCAACCTCATCTCCACGCGCGAAACCGAACGCCTCCGCAATCAACTCTCCCAACGTTATCGCTGGCAGTGCTACTGGGACGAACCCCGCGCCATTTTTGAAAGCCGCTACCAACTCCTACGGATTCACCAGCAAGCCATTGTCCTTTACCCGGTCTATGCCGGTCGCACGGCGGAATTGGCGCAACTCCAGGGCATTCCCTGGCTGGTCACCCTCTGGCTGGAATTTCAAGATGCCATTGCCCCGGTGCTACGGGCGGTGGCGAATTACATTGGCCGTACCAGTGCCTATTTGCTCACCCGGATCGTTGGCCGGGGTTTGGGCTTGATTGGCCGGGGAATTTTGCAGGGTATTGGTAGTACTTTGCAGAACAACCGCACCCAGGGGTCTTCCCAGTAG
- a CDS encoding Asr1405/Asl0597 family protein, producing MEGLGKFMGTPGQDVEALGLSGQRWPVYHRLQELGIPCRCEPHQPLEIDVEHPLAGLLVWSVVAQVMGTRWQQVAWLERCWQAD from the coding sequence ATGGAAGGACTGGGGAAATTTATGGGGACACCAGGGCAGGACGTGGAAGCATTGGGTCTCAGCGGTCAACGCTGGCCGGTTTATCACCGGTTGCAGGAACTGGGTATCCCGTGCCGTTGTGAACCCCATCAACCCTTAGAAATTGACGTGGAGCATCCCTTGGCTGGGCTTTTGGTCTGGAGTGTGGTAGCCCAGGTAATGGGGACGCGCTGGCAACAGGTGGCCTGGTTAGAACGGTGTTGGCAGGCGGATTAA
- a CDS encoding glycosyltransferase — MSSLAWMTTILFVLAALMGMVEATATWLGYRSITRHRLRRQSHHRDTQLPRYSVIVVAYLPNEQGIILDTLSYLLDTLPRPQAGLEIILAYNRPQPLPIEGQLQHLAEQHPELKLLHVEGSHSKAENLNAAIHLVTGDMTLILDADLKPAPESIRRAWRWLAGGQYDVVQGRNVIRNAQDNLLTRVVAVEFEHLYGVSHPARSLLADLGIFGGSNGYWRTNVLRGIRFNPKMLTEDIDVTLKLLLRGYRIIHDRDVIATELAPVDGSALWSQRRRWAQGWLQVGLKYTWPIFRSEHLGLAQKIYLLCMFICGIALHFTIIYYPLILCHELASLNSLPAPALQWFGWITALLLISSPYQVFVAHQGRSSASPWNGRDSLLYCFVLPVYSFFKNMVCLVAVYYQLIGRRDWVVTRRGDCTVT; from the coding sequence GTGTCCAGCTTAGCTTGGATGACCACCATTCTATTTGTTTTGGCGGCACTTATGGGCATGGTGGAAGCCACCGCCACCTGGTTGGGCTATCGCAGTATTACCCGTCACCGTTTGCGCCGCCAATCCCACCATCGGGATACCCAATTGCCCCGCTACTCGGTGATTGTGGTGGCCTATTTGCCCAATGAACAGGGGATTATTCTCGATACGCTGAGCTACCTGCTTGACACCTTACCCCGCCCCCAGGCCGGTTTAGAAATCATCCTGGCCTACAACCGTCCCCAGCCTTTACCAATTGAAGGCCAACTCCAGCACCTGGCGGAACAGCACCCGGAACTCAAGCTCCTTCATGTGGAGGGAAGCCACTCCAAGGCGGAAAACCTGAATGCCGCCATTCACCTGGTCACGGGGGACATGACCCTAATTCTGGATGCGGACTTGAAACCGGCCCCGGAGAGCATCCGGCGGGCTTGGCGCTGGCTGGCGGGGGGACAGTACGATGTCGTGCAGGGACGCAATGTGATTCGCAACGCCCAAGATAACCTGCTGACCCGGGTGGTGGCGGTGGAGTTTGAACATCTCTACGGGGTCAGCCACCCGGCGCGTTCTTTGCTGGCGGATTTGGGCATTTTTGGCGGCTCCAATGGCTACTGGCGCACCAATGTCCTGCGGGGCATTCGGTTTAACCCTAAGATGCTTACCGAAGACATTGACGTGACGTTGAAATTACTTTTGCGGGGGTATCGCATTATCCACGACCGGGATGTGATTGCCACCGAATTGGCTCCCGTGGATGGGTCAGCCCTGTGGTCACAACGCCGCCGCTGGGCGCAAGGGTGGCTCCAGGTGGGGCTAAAATATACTTGGCCAATTTTCCGGTCAGAGCATTTGGGCTTGGCGCAAAAAATCTACTTACTTTGTATGTTCATTTGCGGTATTGCCCTGCACTTTACCATCATTTACTATCCCCTGATCCTCTGCCATGAACTAGCCAGTCTCAATTCCCTGCCCGCCCCCGCCCTGCAGTGGTTTGGCTGGATTACCGCCCTGTTGCTCATCAGTAGCCCCTACCAGGTTTTTGTGGCGCACCAGGGGCGCAGTAGTGCCTCCCCCTGGAACGGTCGGGATTCCCTGTTGTACTGCTTTGTCCTGCCGGTGTACTCGTTTTTCAAGAATATGGTCTGCCTGGTCGCCGTGTACTACCAACTGATTGGCCGCCGGGATTGGGTGGTCACCCGCCGGGGAGACTGTACCGTCACCTGA
- a CDS encoding flavodoxin family protein, giving the protein MARVAVVYFSGSGHTHLMAEAIEQGAGQVGETRVDLLRITGEQITNGRWREDGFMDTLNQATAIIFGSPTYMGGVAAQFKAFLDAASGVWFRQGWQDKIAGGFTHSGSPSGDKQGTLLYLAINAAQHGMIWVGSPEMPDGMGVNRLGSFLGVMGQSPLDMSGQPATLEPGDGETAKRYGQRIARIAQGWQDQA; this is encoded by the coding sequence ATGGCACGGGTCGCAGTGGTTTATTTTTCCGGTAGTGGGCATACCCATTTGATGGCCGAAGCGATTGAGCAAGGGGCGGGGCAAGTGGGGGAGACAAGGGTGGATTTATTGCGGATTACGGGGGAACAAATCACCAACGGTCGCTGGCGGGAGGATGGATTCATGGACACCCTGAACCAGGCGACGGCAATCATTTTTGGTTCTCCCACCTACATGGGCGGGGTGGCGGCGCAATTTAAGGCGTTTTTGGATGCGGCCAGTGGGGTTTGGTTTCGCCAGGGTTGGCAGGATAAAATCGCCGGAGGCTTTACCCACTCCGGTTCCCCCAGCGGCGATAAGCAGGGCACGTTGCTTTATCTCGCCATCAATGCCGCCCAACACGGGATGATCTGGGTTGGGTCACCGGAGATGCCGGACGGGATGGGGGTCAATCGCCTGGGGTCGTTTTTGGGGGTAATGGGGCAAAGTCCCTTAGACATGAGCGGTCAACCCGCCACCCTGGAGCCGGGGGATGGGGAAACGGCCAAACGCTACGGCCAACGCATTGCCCGGATTGCCCAAGGGTGGCAGGATCAAGCCTGA
- a CDS encoding YggT family protein codes for MSSTVPLLLQGAISFINIYLVLLIIRVLLSWFPTISWYNQPWMTLSQLTDPYLNLFRAIIPPLGGMDFSPILAFLLLQFAVSLLTTVGSGASFGF; via the coding sequence ATGTCCAGCACCGTACCGTTGTTGTTGCAAGGTGCCATTAGTTTTATTAATATCTACTTGGTGTTGCTGATCATCCGGGTGTTGCTGAGTTGGTTCCCCACCATTAGCTGGTACAACCAACCCTGGATGACCCTCAGCCAACTCACTGACCCCTATTTGAACCTGTTTCGGGCGATTATTCCGCCCTTGGGGGGCATGGATTTTTCCCCAATTTTGGCGTTTCTGCTGTTGCAATTCGCTGTGAGTCTTTTAACTACGGTGGGTAGTGGTGCCTCCTTCGGGTTCTAA